A section of the Rummeliibacillus pycnus genome encodes:
- a CDS encoding PCYCGC motif-containing (lipo)protein, translating to MKKQWLSVLLASILLLAACGNNTDESSKENHTNQKKTNTTETSQNQHTLANGDIQEQTTSRDQLPSFLDDKSDDLKLVYQAAGKATDVLKWMPCYCGCAESADHKSNLNCFIKEVKDNGSVVWDDHGTRCIVCVEIAIKSIKQAQEGASLKEIRQQIDDDYKEGYAKPTPTPMPS from the coding sequence GTGAAGAAACAATGGTTATCCGTATTATTAGCAAGCATATTGTTATTAGCAGCCTGTGGCAACAATACAGATGAGTCATCAAAAGAAAATCATACAAATCAAAAAAAGACCAATACAACAGAAACATCACAAAATCAACATACTTTAGCTAATGGAGATATACAAGAACAAACAACATCACGGGATCAGTTACCTAGTTTTTTAGACGATAAATCAGATGATTTAAAATTGGTTTATCAAGCTGCAGGTAAAGCCACTGATGTGTTGAAATGGATGCCTTGCTATTGTGGATGTGCTGAAAGTGCAGATCATAAAAGTAATTTGAATTGCTTTATTAAAGAAGTAAAAGACAATGGTTCAGTTGTCTGGGATGATCATGGCACACGTTGTATTGTCTGTGTTGAAATTGCCATCAAATCCATCAAACAAGCCCAAGAAGGAGCTTCTTTAAAAGAAATTCGTCAGCAAATTGATGATGATTATAAAGAAGGTTACGCAAAACCTACACCAACACCAATGCCATCATAG
- a CDS encoding LysR family transcriptional regulator — MADKLQIFLTVAKHMNFSRAAEELYMTQPAVSQYIKSLEVELNVQLFDRTQKKIQLTKAGEIVVYYGKEINMLSTKMNRALDDLTNHVAGELLLGASYSYGEYLLPKRLASFLTDYPQVIPRIYIDNTSEIADKIINQTLDLGIIEGSIHNKRLVMHKIAIDHMVIVAKSGQTVHNLNEQTWIIREDGSGTREAFEHFIEEHHIEPQRILEFGSTQLIKEAVANGLGVALLSEWTIKNELRLNTLQIVSRNTYNYHREFHAIHLNTPFLSKTTETFLEFLKQP; from the coding sequence ATGGCTGATAAACTTCAGATATTCTTAACAGTTGCTAAGCATATGAATTTTTCACGTGCTGCAGAGGAGTTGTATATGACACAACCTGCTGTCAGCCAATATATAAAAAGTTTAGAAGTAGAATTAAACGTACAGCTTTTTGATCGGACACAAAAAAAGATACAACTTACGAAAGCTGGAGAGATCGTTGTCTACTATGGAAAAGAAATAAACATGTTATCCACAAAAATGAATCGAGCATTGGACGATCTAACCAATCATGTTGCTGGTGAATTACTACTTGGGGCAAGTTATTCATATGGTGAATATCTACTCCCTAAACGTTTAGCATCATTCTTAACAGATTATCCACAAGTCATACCACGTATTTATATTGATAATACTTCTGAAATTGCTGATAAAATCATTAACCAAACTTTAGACTTGGGGATAATTGAAGGATCTATTCACAATAAACGACTTGTTATGCACAAAATTGCTATAGATCATATGGTGATTGTTGCAAAGTCTGGACAAACTGTGCATAACTTAAACGAGCAGACATGGATTATTAGAGAAGATGGATCAGGTACCCGCGAAGCATTCGAGCACTTTATCGAGGAGCATCATATCGAACCACAACGTATATTAGAATTCGGTAGCACGCAACTTATAAAGGAAGCTGTCGCAAATGGTTTAGGAGTTGCCCTTTTATCTGAATGGACGATTAAAAACGAATTGCGATTAAATACCTTGCAAATCGTATCAAGGAATACCTACAATTATCATCGAGAATTTCATGCCATTCATCTTAATACGCCATTTCTTTCAAAAACAACAGAGACATTCCTTGAGTTTTTAAAACAGCCCTAA
- a CDS encoding YeiH family protein: MSIEDKVGDEIMQQSGGFIKGILFTVVVAIVAFFLGKLPFLNYLGPLAIAIIITVIIRNTRPYPQQWKSGIDFSSKKILRFAIILYGIRLNIAVVANEGLPLIVRSAGVIVGTILLTILVGKLLGVEEKLMMLLAFGTAICGAAAIAAVSPIVKAKEEDTAMSVGMIALMGTIFSLIYPTVGHLLNLTPAAYGYWSGFSLHEIAHAALAGAAFGDASLTPALLAKLSRVLLLFPVTLLLVGFMKFKNGGKGQKASFPYFLLGFLIVSALGTWGTQQGWLSETMQNNIAQTGTFFLAVAMAALGMSVDLKELKARALKPVIMLTIVSVILSSLVLTIL, encoded by the coding sequence ATGAGTATAGAAGACAAAGTAGGAGATGAAATTATGCAACAATCTGGAGGATTTATTAAAGGAATACTATTTACCGTTGTTGTAGCGATTGTAGCGTTTTTCCTAGGTAAACTTCCATTCTTGAATTATTTGGGGCCATTGGCAATCGCCATAATCATTACAGTTATTATTAGAAATACACGACCTTATCCACAGCAGTGGAAAAGTGGAATCGATTTTTCATCTAAGAAAATTTTACGATTTGCCATAATCTTATATGGAATTCGATTAAACATTGCTGTTGTAGCAAACGAAGGGCTTCCGTTGATTGTTCGATCTGCAGGGGTTATTGTAGGTACAATTTTATTAACAATTTTGGTTGGGAAATTATTAGGCGTAGAAGAAAAACTAATGATGCTCTTGGCTTTTGGCACAGCAATCTGTGGAGCAGCAGCTATTGCTGCAGTTTCGCCAATTGTAAAAGCTAAAGAAGAAGATACAGCTATGTCAGTTGGTATGATTGCTTTAATGGGGACCATTTTCTCATTAATCTATCCAACTGTTGGTCATTTATTGAACTTAACGCCAGCAGCTTATGGCTACTGGTCTGGATTTAGTTTGCATGAAATTGCACATGCTGCATTAGCAGGAGCTGCATTTGGTGATGCTTCACTAACGCCAGCTCTATTGGCAAAACTAAGTCGTGTATTATTATTATTCCCTGTAACATTATTGCTAGTTGGGTTTATGAAGTTTAAAAATGGAGGAAAAGGACAAAAAGCATCTTTTCCATATTTCTTATTAGGATTCTTAATCGTTTCTGCGTTGGGTACGTGGGGGACACAACAAGGGTGGCTTAGTGAAACAATGCAAAATAATATTGCTCAAACAGGTACTTTCTTTTTAGCTGTTGCGATGGCTGCATTAGGAATGTCCGTTGACTTAAAAGAATTAAAAGCAAGAGCTTTGAAACCAGTAATCATGTTAACAATTGTGTCAGTAATCCTAAGTTCACTTGTGTTGACCATTCTTTAA
- the fumC gene encoding class II fumarate hydratase, which produces MEYRIEHDSMGEVKVPAEHKWGAQTERSKQNFKIGAEHMPIDFIHGYALLKKSVAKVCVELGTLSQVKADAIAHAADEIMAGKWDSEFPLVIWQTGSGTQTNMNVNEVIAHLGNEYLEAQGSEERLHPNDDVNKSQSSNDSFPTAIHIATSIAVEKNLLPALRQIKATLKAKSEEFMQLIKIGRTHLQDATPLTLGQEISGWLHMIEKSEEMIKESSKHMLELAIGGTAVGTGLNTPDGFDEKVVDVLSKETGLKFVPSTNKFHALTSHDQMVTAHGAMKALAADLMKIANDVRWLASGPRSGFGEISIPENEPGSSIMPGKVNPTQCEAVTMVAVQVMGNDVTLGFAASQGNFELNVFKPVILYNFMQSVELLSDVIRSFDEHCLQGITANEDKLEHFLNNSLMLVTALNPYIGYENAAKIAKHAHKNGLTLKEAALETGLLTEEQFNEWVVPSKMIKF; this is translated from the coding sequence TTGGAATATCGTATTGAACATGATTCCATGGGAGAAGTAAAAGTACCCGCAGAACATAAATGGGGTGCACAAACGGAGCGTAGTAAACAAAACTTTAAAATTGGTGCTGAACATATGCCAATCGACTTTATACATGGCTATGCATTACTTAAAAAATCAGTAGCAAAAGTATGTGTTGAACTTGGCACATTATCTCAAGTAAAAGCAGATGCAATTGCTCATGCAGCTGATGAAATCATGGCTGGTAAATGGGATAGCGAATTCCCTCTAGTTATTTGGCAAACAGGTAGTGGTACTCAAACAAATATGAACGTTAACGAAGTAATCGCTCACCTAGGTAACGAATACCTTGAAGCACAAGGTAGTGAAGAACGCCTACACCCAAATGATGATGTGAATAAATCTCAAAGCTCAAACGACTCGTTCCCAACTGCAATTCATATTGCAACTTCAATTGCAGTAGAAAAGAACTTACTTCCAGCTTTACGTCAAATTAAAGCAACATTAAAAGCAAAATCAGAAGAATTTATGCAACTCATTAAAATTGGTCGTACACATTTACAAGATGCGACTCCACTAACATTAGGCCAAGAAATCAGTGGTTGGTTACACATGATTGAAAAATCAGAAGAAATGATTAAAGAAAGTTCTAAACATATGTTAGAACTTGCAATCGGTGGTACTGCAGTAGGTACTGGTCTAAATACTCCTGATGGCTTCGATGAAAAAGTAGTGGATGTATTATCTAAAGAAACAGGCCTTAAATTTGTTCCATCAACAAACAAATTCCATGCCTTAACTTCTCACGATCAAATGGTAACAGCTCACGGTGCTATGAAAGCCCTAGCTGCAGACTTGATGAAAATTGCCAACGATGTTCGCTGGTTAGCTTCAGGCCCTCGTTCTGGCTTTGGCGAAATCTCAATCCCAGAAAACGAACCAGGTTCATCAATTATGCCAGGTAAAGTAAACCCAACTCAATGTGAAGCTGTCACAATGGTAGCTGTACAAGTTATGGGTAATGATGTTACTCTTGGCTTTGCTGCCTCTCAAGGTAACTTTGAATTGAACGTATTCAAACCAGTAATTCTTTATAACTTCATGCAATCTGTTGAATTACTATCTGACGTAATCCGCAGCTTCGATGAACACTGTTTACAAGGTATTACTGCTAACGAAGATAAACTTGAACACTTCTTAAACAACTCATTAATGTTAGTAACTGCACTTAACCCATATATCGGTTATGAAAATGCAGCTAAAATTGCAAAACATGCACATAAAAATGGTCTAACATTAAAAGAAGCAGCTCTTGAAACAGGTCTTCTAACAGAAGAACAATTCAACGAATGGGTTGTACCAAGTAAAATGATTAAATTCTAA
- a CDS encoding flotillin family protein — translation MFPLLIVGAIVVVILLAIIGVYVTKYRTAGPDEALIVTGSYLGSKNVHTDESGNRIKIIRGGGTFVLPVFQQAEPLSLLSSKLEVTTPEVYTEQGVPVMADGIAIIKIGGSIGEIATAAEQFLGKPKEERENEAREVLEGHLRSILGSMTVEEIYKNRDKFSQEVQRVASQDLAKMGLTIVSFTIKDVRDKNGYLDSLGKPRIAQVKRDADIATAEAEKETRIKRAEADKEAQKAELERATEIAEAEKENQLKVAEYRREQDIAKARADQAYELETARSKQEVTEQEMQIRIIERQKQIELEEKEILRREKQYDSEVKKKADADRYAIEQNAAAEKMKQLAQADAEKYRIEAKAKAEAEKIRLDGLAKADSEKAQGETEAEIIRLKGLAEAEAKRKIAEAFEQFGQAAVLDMIIRMMPEYAKQVASPLSNIDKITVVDTGSGENGGANKVTGYATDLMATLQETLKASSGIDMKEMLENYSGKYTIRPSIERLADGVQKTNSASTAATTED, via the coding sequence ATGTTTCCATTATTGATTGTCGGTGCCATTGTAGTTGTCATTTTGTTAGCGATTATTGGAGTTTATGTTACAAAATATCGTACTGCGGGTCCAGATGAAGCATTAATCGTAACAGGTAGTTACCTAGGATCAAAAAATGTACATACGGATGAATCGGGGAATCGTATTAAAATCATTCGTGGTGGGGGTACTTTTGTATTACCGGTATTCCAACAAGCAGAGCCTTTAAGCTTACTTTCCAGTAAATTAGAAGTTACAACACCGGAAGTTTATACAGAACAAGGTGTACCTGTAATGGCAGATGGGATCGCGATTATCAAAATTGGTGGTTCTATAGGAGAAATTGCAACAGCAGCTGAGCAGTTTTTAGGGAAACCAAAAGAAGAACGTGAAAACGAGGCAAGAGAAGTATTAGAAGGTCATTTACGCTCTATTTTAGGATCAATGACTGTAGAAGAAATTTATAAAAACCGCGATAAATTCTCACAAGAAGTTCAACGTGTTGCATCACAAGATTTAGCAAAGATGGGCTTAACCATTGTATCCTTTACCATAAAAGATGTACGAGATAAAAATGGATACCTAGATTCACTAGGAAAGCCAAGAATCGCACAAGTTAAACGCGATGCGGATATTGCTACAGCAGAAGCAGAAAAAGAAACCCGTATTAAGCGTGCAGAAGCCGATAAAGAAGCCCAAAAAGCAGAGCTTGAACGTGCTACTGAAATTGCTGAAGCAGAAAAAGAAAATCAATTGAAAGTCGCTGAATACCGCAGAGAGCAAGATATTGCGAAGGCACGTGCTGACCAAGCTTATGAGTTGGAAACTGCACGTTCAAAACAAGAAGTCACTGAGCAAGAAATGCAGATTCGAATTATTGAACGTCAAAAGCAAATTGAGTTAGAAGAAAAAGAGATTTTACGTCGAGAGAAACAATATGATTCAGAAGTTAAGAAAAAAGCAGATGCAGATCGTTATGCAATTGAACAAAATGCAGCAGCTGAAAAGATGAAACAACTAGCGCAAGCAGATGCAGAGAAATATCGTATCGAAGCAAAAGCTAAAGCAGAAGCAGAGAAAATTCGCTTAGATGGTTTGGCAAAAGCTGATTCTGAGAAAGCACAAGGGGAGACAGAAGCTGAAATTATTCGTTTAAAAGGTTTAGCAGAAGCAGAAGCAAAACGCAAGATTGCAGAGGCCTTTGAACAGTTTGGGCAAGCGGCTGTATTAGATATGATTATCCGAATGATGCCTGAATATGCAAAACAAGTAGCTAGTCCATTATCTAATATCGATAAGATTACAGTTGTTGATACTGGTAGCGGTGAAAATGGTGGAGCCAATAAAGTAACAGGTTATGCAACAGATTTAATGGCAACTTTACAAGAAACATTAAAAGCTTCATCAGGTATCGATATGAAAGAAATGCTAGAAAATTATTCTGGTAAATATACAATTCGCCCAAGTATTGAGCGTTTGGCGGATGGCGTACAGAAGACAAATAGTGCATCTACTGCCGCTACAACAGAAGATTAA
- a CDS encoding FTR1 family iron permease, with protein MKHYLIRCSQFAIILLLVTLTTIHPVAAAASYSHLYISISDAIMNSKQGDDAKAKDAIKTFEKDWNQANIKDSKEANAVTQALDDAQNASSKENRLAALTALSKALTALEKAENPVDEKAERKAFATAMTPALNQLQAAIKEENAEKLTTVYNTFNSFWKKKEIPVREYDIAAYGKIETQMSFIRITLADEHPNFNAIQDQYNGLKKAITDFGEGKKVTASAKGTYSLQTLIALIDQAKSQINTKDYSKASATIKKFITIWPNVEGDIRTKNASLYTNIESDMPIIASDLTKDEIDTKDINSQLDQFKQQIQLIQGDQNYSFWDSALILLREGLEALLIIIALIAFLKKSDQRHMEKWIYIGAGIGIALSAVLAILMSTVFNSGTIDTSREMIEGYVGLIAAAMMIGIGVWMHSKSNIQSWNAYISKQMNHAMSKQSVWAMAFISFLSVFREGAETLIFYMGIAPNMSTTSFTLGIGVATVILAVVAFFLLRVSGKIPVHRFFAVATIFIYMLAFKIIGVSIHKLQLLDILPTDILKGLPVVASIGFYPTVETMVAQLILLVLVVLTVIYKKRNDQK; from the coding sequence GTGAAGCATTATTTAATACGTTGTAGTCAATTTGCAATAATCCTTCTCCTTGTTACACTAACAACAATTCATCCAGTTGCTGCTGCGGCATCCTACAGTCATCTGTATATTTCTATCAGCGACGCCATTATGAATTCTAAACAAGGTGACGATGCAAAAGCAAAAGACGCAATCAAAACGTTTGAAAAAGATTGGAATCAAGCAAACATCAAAGATTCTAAAGAAGCAAATGCTGTAACTCAAGCATTAGATGACGCACAAAATGCTTCTTCAAAGGAAAATCGTTTAGCTGCTTTAACAGCACTTTCAAAAGCATTAACAGCTCTTGAAAAAGCCGAAAATCCAGTGGATGAAAAAGCCGAAAGAAAAGCTTTTGCAACAGCTATGACACCTGCACTTAATCAATTACAGGCCGCTATAAAAGAAGAAAATGCTGAAAAACTTACAACAGTTTATAATACCTTCAATTCTTTCTGGAAAAAGAAAGAGATTCCAGTTCGTGAGTATGACATCGCTGCATATGGTAAAATCGAAACGCAAATGTCTTTCATACGAATTACACTGGCTGATGAGCATCCAAACTTTAACGCCATTCAAGATCAATATAATGGTTTAAAAAAAGCAATCACAGATTTCGGTGAAGGAAAAAAAGTAACAGCATCTGCAAAAGGTACTTACTCTTTACAAACATTAATTGCCTTGATAGATCAGGCAAAATCTCAAATCAATACCAAAGATTATTCAAAAGCATCTGCGACCATCAAAAAATTTATTACAATCTGGCCAAATGTCGAGGGAGATATTCGAACAAAGAATGCTAGTCTTTATACAAACATCGAAAGTGATATGCCCATAATTGCTAGCGATTTGACGAAGGATGAAATTGATACAAAAGATATTAATTCTCAACTTGATCAATTTAAACAACAGATTCAACTCATCCAAGGCGATCAAAACTATAGCTTTTGGGATTCAGCATTAATCCTTCTACGTGAAGGCTTAGAAGCATTATTAATTATCATTGCTTTAATTGCTTTCCTAAAAAAATCCGATCAACGTCATATGGAAAAATGGATTTATATCGGAGCAGGCATTGGTATTGCATTAAGTGCTGTCTTAGCGATTTTAATGTCAACTGTTTTTAATTCAGGAACGATTGATACAAGTCGCGAAATGATTGAAGGTTATGTAGGCTTAATAGCTGCAGCTATGATGATTGGTATTGGTGTTTGGATGCATAGCAAATCTAATATTCAATCATGGAATGCTTACATTTCAAAACAAATGAACCATGCTATGTCAAAACAAAGTGTGTGGGCAATGGCTTTCATCAGTTTTCTTTCTGTCTTTAGGGAAGGCGCCGAAACATTAATCTTCTATATGGGAATTGCACCGAATATGTCAACAACTAGCTTTACTCTAGGAATAGGTGTTGCAACCGTCATTTTAGCTGTTGTAGCATTCTTCTTATTACGTGTTAGTGGCAAAATTCCCGTACATCGCTTCTTTGCAGTTGCGACGATATTCATTTACATGCTTGCATTCAAAATTATTGGTGTCAGCATTCACAAATTACAACTTTTAGATATTTTACCTACCGATATTCTTAAAGGATTACCTGTAGTGGCTTCAATTGGATTCTACCCAACCGTTGAAACCATGGTAGCTCAACTTATTTTACTTGTTTTAGTTGTACTAACAGTTATTTATAAGAAGCGTAATGATCAAAAATAA